Proteins encoded in a region of the Scatophagus argus isolate fScaArg1 chromosome 1, fScaArg1.pri, whole genome shotgun sequence genome:
- the larp6a gene encoding la-related protein 6a has translation MHALVNAFMRCLSFLLPPSWLCVSFCLWVGSECEETLPRPNPRARFKSRKPLTYEEVAAVAAAAAVEAQGGSSPSVSPGPGCVSLAATSPAAPQGPPSGRIWIGGLWRAVERVFGAPWVPLRHHWCPKKRRTALRTPYPVCACESSKIKSFQGGAAAATTTEAVKGAADGTLTYSRNMSGSLEIPNPNPGECASDASAEQGFDEVITVDQHTQEMGTVTITVAIQAAEDEEPEEVSSNNIDFLGGSCSEDEIGRHDKSSGAGTSGGELEEESWKPPDPELIQKLVTQIEYYLSDENLEHDAFLLKHVRRNKLGFVSVKLLTSFKKVKHLTRDWRTTAYALKHSKILELNDEGRKVRRKSTVPVFASESLPSRMLLLSDLQRWPELAALTKENGGSEGGATQQEQLMKLLLKAFGTYGAIASVRVLKPGKDLPADLKRLSGRYTQLGTEECAIVEFEEVEAAVKANEAVGSEDGGSLGLKVVLIGTKPPKKKVPKERPREEGGMRKSRSLNSRVRELQYHGEDSACSSSDTESTPTSPRLGRKSQSCNKLSPTTAGICFQNNHLSPGMSPRNSPWSSPRASPCPQRKSPHSHKSPLASEGRLSPEPGRRWADYSSDSSLTPSGSPWVQRRKQVASQESSPVGSPMLGRKIQNADGLPPGVMRLPRGPDGTRGFHCVTVGERGKTAATQT, from the exons atgCACGCCTTAGTGAACGCCTTCATGCGCtgcctctccttcctcttgcCTCCCTCTTGGCTTTGTGTCAGCTTTTGCTTGTGGGTTGGGAGCGAGTGCGAAGAGACGCTGCCGCGGCCCAATCCCAGAGCTCGTTTCAAAAGCAGAAAGCCTCTTACATATGAGGaagtagcagcagtagcagcagcagcagcagtagaagCCCAAGGAGGCTCCAGCCCGTCGGTCTCACCAGGTCCAGGCTGTGTCTCGCTGGCTGCTACAAGCCCCGCTGCTCCTCAGGGCCCTCCGTCGGGTCGGATTTGGATCGGGGGTCTCTGGCGAGCCGTGGAGCGCGTCTTCGGAGCCCCCTGGGTCCCTCTCCGCCATCACTGGTGCCCTAAGAAACGTCGAACAGCTTTACGCACCCCGTATCCTGTCTGTGCTTGCGAGTCGAGCAAGATTAAAAGCTTCCAGGGAGGCGCTGCTGCTGCCACTACAACCGAGGCAGTGAAGGGAGCTGCTGACGGCACCTTAACTTATTCGAGGAATATGAGTGGGTCTTTGGAGATACCCAATCCGAACCCTGGGGAATGCGCCTCAGATGCGTCGGCGGAGCAGGGCTTCGATGAGGTAATCACCGTGGATCAGCACACGCAGGAGATGGGGACTGTGACGATAACAGTGGCCATTCAGGCGGCGGAGGACGAGGAGCCCGAAGAAGTGTCATCAAATAATATTGACTTTCTTGGCGGCAGTTGTAGTGAGGACGAAATAGGAAGACATGATAAATCAAG TGGTGCTGGGACCAGTGGAGGGGagttggaggaggagagctggaaGCCCCCAGATCCAGAGCTCATCCAGAAGTTGGTTACTCAGATCGAGTATTACCTATCCGATGAAAACCTGGAGCACGATGCCTTCCTGCTCAAACATGTCAGACGCAACAAACTCGGGTTTGTCAGCGTCAAGTTGCTCACTTCATTCAAAAAG gtGAAACACTTGACTCGAGACTGGAGAACAACTGCTTATGCTCTGAAACACTCAAAGATACTTGAGCTGAACGATGAGGGGCGTAAGGTGCGGCGTAAATCCACAGTGCCAGTCTTTGCCAGTGAGTCGTTGCCGAGCCGCATGCTGCTGTTAAGTGATTTGCAGAGGTGGCCAGAGCTGGCTGCTCTCACTAAAGAAAATGGAGGCAGTGAGGGAGGAGCCACTCAGCAGGAGCAGCTGATGAAGCTGTTGCTCAAAGCATTCGGAACATACGGTGCCATTGCCTCCGTCAGAGTCCTGAAGCCTGGTAAGGATCTGCCGGCTGACCTGAAGAGGCTGAGTGGTCGCTACACTCAGTTAGGCACTGAGGAATGTGCCATTGTGGAGtttgaggaggtggaggccgCTGTGAAAGCCAATGAGGCTGTGGGGAGCGAGGACGGAGGCTCTCTGGGGTTGAAAGTAGTCCTGATTGGTACCAAGCCACCCAAGAAGAAGGTACCAAAAGAGCGACCAcgtgaggagggagggatgcgCAAAAGTCGCTCACTCAACAGCAGAGTAAGAGAGCTTCAGTACCACGGGGAGGACTCTGCCTGCAGCTCCTCAGACACTGAGAGCACCCCTACATCCCCTAGGCTGGGCAGAAAATCCCAGTCCTGCAATAAGCTCAGCCCCACCACTGCAGGCATCTGCTTCCAGAACAATCACCTGAGTCCTGGTATGTCCCCACGTAACAGTCCCTGGTCGAGCCCCCGTGCCAGCCCCTGTCCTCAGCGGAAATCTCCTCATTCCCATAAGTCTCCCTTAGCCAGTGAGGGCAGACTGAGCCCTGAGCCTGGGCGTCGCTGGGCCGATTACTCCTCAGACAGTAGCCTCACCCCTTCAGGGAGCCCGTGGGTTCAGCGGCGCAAGCAAGTGGCATCTCAGGAGAGCAGCCCGGTGGGCAGCCCAATGCTGGGTAGGAAGATCCAGAATGCAGACGGCCTGCCGCCGGGCGTAATGAGGCTCCCACGTGGTCCCGATGGAACCCGGGGCTTTCACTGTGTCACTGTTGGTGAGAGGGGAAAGACTGCTGCCACTCAGACTTGA
- the LOC124070840 gene encoding leucine-rich repeat-containing protein 49 isoform X1 produces MRSQKHNSTVNDRWVFLTPMVNSCKLHLTTVKSFAPEGAQRITDSRDLVKEKHMNNAQTVDHSNPASVENSFHAYHQRSLVQSPPTFVGDCTYSSAHNLVPLASGTQSGLGALTHAAQEARAKGRRPIHSAGTTYYQNFPKPAGGSGGYKYNTVPGFPFTRMHCDSFASSFKRIDLDRRCLEECPQLGVMDGLQLLNLQHNLITTIQHLSHLQQLVFLNLYDNNISEMTGIEALSSLRILMLGKNRIHQICCLESLLKLNILDLHDNQICRIENMSHLSELQVLNLAGNSISRVEKLQGLDSLTELNLRHNCISVVTEVDRLPCLQRLFLSCNNITSFDQLAWLGELHSLSELTLDGNPVALETWYKQAVLRCVLHLRQLDMKRITDEDRRMAGVQARKEEERKRESHKQTIHKEKRRLAIRNAAQQWEGVRACLELPPANGAKEEVSPENSPAHSPAQTNGLAQEPSPDEPRRVSPGSGPERPLGGTESRLRTNSRPNSPRDPKLVEAGGGSVQSLSLSDSHLAELDGDTLRLFGLGALEALERGWGVQTAGAVTVITFRYINFDAIVPTLPRIRVKFPNLSHLIFLETNISRLPQLAALAQVRRLDQLTIHPEGNPVVSLTLWRSFIIYRLHHFNLQRINGLEVTMNDVIAAERVFGTLGHVAATETPRCRLLLLLEESRKRQLQFLLEGRGRRAGLSPEELRDNGKLLGEGLSRALFNYPSRDCSAESPEEGTVESSERAAMIEQYLQELVQRASDTNLKGEALHKLWPSMFAEMVRDCVLEMRDRAAFRQASLAELSETK; encoded by the exons ATGCGATctcagaaacacaactccacCGTCAACGATAGATGGGTGTTTCTCACCCCCATG GTCAACAGCTGCAAGTTGCACCTTACAACTGTCAAATCATTTGCACCGGAGGGAGCCCAGAGAATA ACTGACTCTCGTGATCttgtaaaagagaaacacatgaaCAACGCCCAAACAGTTGATCATTCTAATCCAG CCTCTGTAGAAAATAGTTTCCATGCATACCACCAGAGAAGCCTTGTGCAATCACCTCCAACGTTTGTAGGTGACTGTACATATTCTTCTGCACATAATCTAGTACCACTAGCAAGTGGTACTCAGAGTGGTTTGGGTGCACTTACACACGCTGCACAAGAAGCTAGAGCCAAAGGTAGGAGGCCGATCCACAGTGCAGGAACCACTTACTACCAAAACTTCCCCAAACCTGCAG GTGGTTCAGGAGGATATAAGTACAACACTGTCCCTGGTTTTCCGTTCACTCGAATGCATTGTGACAGTTTTGCATCCAGTTTTAAACGGATCGACTTGGACAG GCGCTGTCTGGAGGAATGTCCTCAGCTGGGTGTTATGGATGGACTACAGCTTCTCAACCTCCAGCACAATCTAATCACAACAATTCAGCATCTATCACATCTGCAACAGCTTGTTTTCCTGAACTTGTACGACAATAACATCTCTGAAATGACTGGCATTGAGGCTCTGAGCTCTCTTAGGATCCTTATGCTGGGGAAAAACAG AATCCACCAGATATGCTGCCTAGAAAGCCTGTTGAAACTGAATATCCTGGATTTGCATGACAATCAG ATCTGCAGGATAGAAAACATGTCTCACCTGAGCGAGCTACAAGTCTTGAACCTGGCAGGAAACAGCATTTCCAGAGTGGAAAAACTGCAGGGTCTGGACTCTTTGACTGAACTCAACCTACGGCACAACTGCATCTCTGTGGTG aCTGAGGTGGACCGCCTGCCCTGCTTGCAGCGCCTCTTTCTCAGCTGCAACAACATCACCAG TTTTGATCAGCTAGCCTGGCTTGGAGAGTTGCACTCCCTTTCCGAGCTCACCCTGGATGGGAATCCTGTAGCCCTGGAGACATGGTACAAGCAGGCCGTCCTGCGCTGTGTGCTTCATCTGAGACAGCTGGACATGAAGCGCATCACA GACGAGGATCGGCGCATGGCTGGTGTACAGGCTcgaaaagaggaggagaggaagagggagagtcACAAGCAGACCATTCATAAG GAGAAGCGGCGTCTGGCCATCCGCAATGCAGCGCAGCAGTGGGAGGGTGTCAGGGCCTGCCTGGAGCTGCCACCAGCAAATGGTGCAAAAGAAGAAGTTAGTCCAGAGAACAGCCCTGCCCACAGCCCTGCCCAGACCAATGGACTGGCACAAGAGCCTTCTCCAGATGAGCCCAG aCGAGTAAGCCCGGGATCAGGACCAGAGCGACCGTTAGGGGGAACAGAGAGCAGACTCCGCACCAACAGCCGTCCAAACAGCCCACGGGATCCCAA ACTTGTGGAGGCAGGGGGCGGCAGTGTTCAGAGCTTGTCCCTCTCTGACAGTCACCTGGCAGAGCTGGATGGAGACACCCTGCGTTTATTTGGACTTGGAGCCTTGGAGGCCCTGGAGAGGGGCTGGGGAGTTCAGACTGCTGGTGCCGTCACTGTTATAACCTTCCGCTACATCAACTTTGATGCCATTGTACCAACACTGCCGCGAATAAGGGTCAAGTTTCCCAATCTATCG CACCTGATCTTCTTGGAAACCAACATCAGTCGTCTGCCCCAGCTGGCAGCCCTGGCTCAGGTGAGGCGTCTAGACCAACTGACCATCCATCCAGAGGGCAATCCAGTGGTCAGCCTTACTCTGTGGCGCTCCTTCATCATTTACCGCCTCCACCACTTCAATTTGCAGAGAATTAATGGCCTGGAG GTGACCATGAATGATGTGATTGCTGCAGAGCGTGTGTTTGGCACACTTGGTCATGTAGCAGCCACAGAAACTCCACGTTGCCgactcctcctgctgctggaggagtcCAG AAAGCGACAGCTGCAATTCTTGTTGGAGGGGCGTGGCCGACGGGCAGGGTTGAGTCCAGAGGAGTTGCGAGACAATGGGAAGCTCCTGGGAGAAGGCTTAAGCAGAGCACTGTTCAACTACCCAAGCAGAGACTGCAGTGCAGAGAGCCCTGAg GAGGGCACTGTGGAGTCATCGGAGCGTGCTGCCATGATAGAGCAGTACCTCCAGGAGTTGGTCCAAAGGGCATCAGACACCAATCTGAAGGGCGAGGCTCTACACAAGCTCTGGCCCTCCATGTTTGCAGAGATGGTGAGGGACTGTGTGTTGGAGATGAGAGACCGAGCAGCCTTCCGCCAAGCCAGCCTTGCAGAACTCTCTGAGACCAAGTGA
- the LOC124070840 gene encoding leucine-rich repeat-containing protein 49 isoform X2, with translation MICVFYLLLEPHVGLEKIHQICCLESLLKLNILDLHDNQICRIENMSHLSELQVLNLAGNSISRVEKLQGLDSLTELNLRHNCISVVTEVDRLPCLQRLFLSCNNITSFDQLAWLGELHSLSELTLDGNPVALETWYKQAVLRCVLHLRQLDMKRITDEDRRMAGVQARKEEERKRESHKQTIHKEKRRLAIRNAAQQWEGVRACLELPPANGAKEEVSPENSPAHSPAQTNGLAQEPSPDEPRRVSPGSGPERPLGGTESRLRTNSRPNSPRDPKLVEAGGGSVQSLSLSDSHLAELDGDTLRLFGLGALEALERGWGVQTAGAVTVITFRYINFDAIVPTLPRIRVKFPNLSHLIFLETNISRLPQLAALAQVRRLDQLTIHPEGNPVVSLTLWRSFIIYRLHHFNLQRINGLEVTMNDVIAAERVFGTLGHVAATETPRCRLLLLLEESRKRQLQFLLEGRGRRAGLSPEELRDNGKLLGEGLSRALFNYPSRDCSAESPEEGTVESSERAAMIEQYLQELVQRASDTNLKGEALHKLWPSMFAEMVRDCVLEMRDRAAFRQASLAELSETK, from the exons ATGATATGTGTCTTTTATCTCCTTCTAGAGCCACATGTTGGTCTTGAAAA AATCCACCAGATATGCTGCCTAGAAAGCCTGTTGAAACTGAATATCCTGGATTTGCATGACAATCAG ATCTGCAGGATAGAAAACATGTCTCACCTGAGCGAGCTACAAGTCTTGAACCTGGCAGGAAACAGCATTTCCAGAGTGGAAAAACTGCAGGGTCTGGACTCTTTGACTGAACTCAACCTACGGCACAACTGCATCTCTGTGGTG aCTGAGGTGGACCGCCTGCCCTGCTTGCAGCGCCTCTTTCTCAGCTGCAACAACATCACCAG TTTTGATCAGCTAGCCTGGCTTGGAGAGTTGCACTCCCTTTCCGAGCTCACCCTGGATGGGAATCCTGTAGCCCTGGAGACATGGTACAAGCAGGCCGTCCTGCGCTGTGTGCTTCATCTGAGACAGCTGGACATGAAGCGCATCACA GACGAGGATCGGCGCATGGCTGGTGTACAGGCTcgaaaagaggaggagaggaagagggagagtcACAAGCAGACCATTCATAAG GAGAAGCGGCGTCTGGCCATCCGCAATGCAGCGCAGCAGTGGGAGGGTGTCAGGGCCTGCCTGGAGCTGCCACCAGCAAATGGTGCAAAAGAAGAAGTTAGTCCAGAGAACAGCCCTGCCCACAGCCCTGCCCAGACCAATGGACTGGCACAAGAGCCTTCTCCAGATGAGCCCAG aCGAGTAAGCCCGGGATCAGGACCAGAGCGACCGTTAGGGGGAACAGAGAGCAGACTCCGCACCAACAGCCGTCCAAACAGCCCACGGGATCCCAA ACTTGTGGAGGCAGGGGGCGGCAGTGTTCAGAGCTTGTCCCTCTCTGACAGTCACCTGGCAGAGCTGGATGGAGACACCCTGCGTTTATTTGGACTTGGAGCCTTGGAGGCCCTGGAGAGGGGCTGGGGAGTTCAGACTGCTGGTGCCGTCACTGTTATAACCTTCCGCTACATCAACTTTGATGCCATTGTACCAACACTGCCGCGAATAAGGGTCAAGTTTCCCAATCTATCG CACCTGATCTTCTTGGAAACCAACATCAGTCGTCTGCCCCAGCTGGCAGCCCTGGCTCAGGTGAGGCGTCTAGACCAACTGACCATCCATCCAGAGGGCAATCCAGTGGTCAGCCTTACTCTGTGGCGCTCCTTCATCATTTACCGCCTCCACCACTTCAATTTGCAGAGAATTAATGGCCTGGAG GTGACCATGAATGATGTGATTGCTGCAGAGCGTGTGTTTGGCACACTTGGTCATGTAGCAGCCACAGAAACTCCACGTTGCCgactcctcctgctgctggaggagtcCAG AAAGCGACAGCTGCAATTCTTGTTGGAGGGGCGTGGCCGACGGGCAGGGTTGAGTCCAGAGGAGTTGCGAGACAATGGGAAGCTCCTGGGAGAAGGCTTAAGCAGAGCACTGTTCAACTACCCAAGCAGAGACTGCAGTGCAGAGAGCCCTGAg GAGGGCACTGTGGAGTCATCGGAGCGTGCTGCCATGATAGAGCAGTACCTCCAGGAGTTGGTCCAAAGGGCATCAGACACCAATCTGAAGGGCGAGGCTCTACACAAGCTCTGGCCCTCCATGTTTGCAGAGATGGTGAGGGACTGTGTGTTGGAGATGAGAGACCGAGCAGCCTTCCGCCAAGCCAGCCTTGCAGAACTCTCTGAGACCAAGTGA